One window of Alteromonas sp. LMIT006 genomic DNA carries:
- a CDS encoding cyanophycinase has protein sequence MTAQLGLHIVCLLTCLTFGTAKTNASPLETSLDFHLLLAGGALEICSSYSPKHCASEPPKGKSQNYYKLSKHTLNSIKDSTQSPKFAEVVEALDNFTNTNMLTKNELDTLFETAQVREKIRALSDHDYYLIYDALEIKSSHGQSQKRLRETAAPQDSKSTSTQAIINTFIEQAKRFAEQEKAKPQILVVTASSRDSYAAVDYYRSVFAVDGVPATWLPIDRAWQAASRAQQCDKLEDFQGNYLVFNRAQVYPDLYAEQQAACRTPQKLVDLIHGAHGIFFNGGDQSFTRAALFMPESKPNDVLRAIQVRHAQGKLIVGGTSAGTVVQTGLSSTDSMIPMITNGVSHQAIKRGVFAQDAPSQRCVENCYKSTSFSHADDVTYHSNGGTGLFALGNTDTHFSERNREGRFIALNALTGSKVGIGVDENSAVLISWDVPNKPTRAFTKVIGKHGVFIYDDTLLQIKQTVQGYQLGGRAHYLPSGSSAEYDLVAQNWTFFNETPAKFKYEIANYPHHTGMWRHLSQTLCKLEKKQPQNWQLYGIKYVIIPLPETQFWVNKHGLCGYTNLGYSIAPIAMD, from the coding sequence ATGACAGCACAACTAGGCTTACACATTGTATGCTTGTTAACTTGCTTGACATTTGGCACCGCAAAGACCAATGCGAGTCCATTAGAAACTTCTCTCGATTTTCATCTTTTACTTGCCGGTGGTGCTCTTGAAATTTGTTCGTCTTACTCTCCCAAACATTGTGCGTCTGAGCCGCCCAAAGGCAAGTCACAGAACTATTACAAATTAAGCAAACACACTCTTAACAGCATCAAAGATAGCACACAATCACCAAAGTTTGCTGAGGTGGTCGAAGCACTTGATAATTTCACTAACACTAATATGCTGACCAAGAATGAACTGGATACTCTGTTCGAAACCGCTCAGGTAAGAGAGAAGATTCGCGCCTTATCCGACCACGATTATTATTTAATCTATGATGCATTAGAGATAAAAAGTTCTCATGGTCAGTCTCAAAAACGTCTTCGCGAAACTGCAGCGCCACAAGACTCAAAAAGCACTTCCACACAAGCAATCATTAACACTTTTATTGAACAAGCGAAGCGGTTTGCAGAACAAGAAAAAGCAAAACCTCAAATCTTAGTTGTCACTGCATCATCGCGCGACAGTTATGCTGCCGTAGATTATTATCGTAGCGTGTTTGCTGTGGACGGTGTACCAGCAACTTGGCTTCCCATCGACAGAGCATGGCAAGCTGCAAGTCGTGCGCAACAATGCGATAAATTAGAGGATTTCCAAGGCAACTATTTGGTATTTAATCGTGCACAGGTATATCCCGATTTATATGCAGAACAACAAGCTGCTTGTCGCACTCCACAAAAACTGGTTGATTTGATTCATGGCGCACATGGCATATTTTTTAATGGGGGCGATCAATCGTTTACCCGCGCTGCGCTTTTTATGCCAGAAAGCAAGCCCAATGATGTGTTAAGGGCAATACAAGTACGTCACGCGCAAGGAAAACTGATTGTGGGTGGCACCAGTGCAGGCACAGTAGTTCAGACGGGGCTAAGTAGTACAGACAGCATGATTCCGATGATCACCAATGGCGTTAGCCATCAAGCAATTAAACGTGGGGTTTTCGCTCAAGATGCGCCTTCTCAGCGTTGTGTTGAGAACTGTTATAAATCGACCTCATTTAGCCATGCGGATGATGTCACCTACCATTCGAATGGAGGCACAGGGCTGTTTGCGCTTGGTAATACCGACACACATTTTTCGGAGCGAAACCGCGAAGGACGATTTATTGCGCTAAATGCCCTAACCGGTTCTAAGGTAGGTATTGGCGTGGATGAAAATTCAGCGGTGTTAATCAGCTGGGATGTGCCGAACAAACCTACTCGGGCTTTTACCAAAGTGATCGGTAAGCATGGGGTCTTTATTTATGACGATACACTGTTGCAAATCAAACAGACAGTTCAAGGATATCAATTGGGTGGTCGTGCGCATTATTTACCTAGTGGGTCATCAGCTGAATACGATTTAGTAGCACAGAACTGGACGTTCTTTAACGAGACGCCAGCCAAATTTAAATACGAGATTGCTAATTATCCTCATCATACCGGAATGTGGCGACACTTGAGCCAGACACTTTGCAAACTTGAGAAAAAACAACCTCAAAACTGGCAACTTTATGGGATCAAGTATGTCATTATACCGTTACCAGAAACTCAATTCTGGGTAAATAAGCACGGCCTATGCGGCTACACCAATCTAGGATATAGCATAGCCCCAATAGCAATGGATTAA
- a CDS encoding CBS domain-containing protein — protein sequence MESLKVQDYMNKHPVTFTEHMPVAEAVERLLQSRQGAGPVVNKSGKVVGFLSEQDCIKKMVESSYYREQVAHVHDIMKVEVISVKPYHSVLELAQGLSIERPKVYPVIDDAGHLLGTISRTDLLRAIDLHLQDGYKDH from the coding sequence GTGGAATCATTGAAAGTGCAAGACTATATGAATAAACATCCTGTTACATTCACTGAGCATATGCCAGTAGCGGAAGCTGTTGAGCGATTATTGCAAAGTCGACAAGGTGCGGGGCCTGTAGTGAATAAAAGCGGTAAAGTGGTCGGATTTTTGTCTGAACAGGATTGTATCAAGAAGATGGTTGAATCGTCCTACTACCGAGAACAAGTTGCCCACGTCCATGACATCATGAAAGTCGAAGTCATTTCAGTGAAGCCATATCATTCGGTATTAGAATTGGCGCAAGGCCTGAGTATTGAACGTCCTAAGGTGTATCCTGTCATTGACGATGCAGGGCATCTGCTAGGTACAATCAGTCGCACCGATTTGCTCCGAGCAATTGATTTGCATTTACAGGATGGCTATAAGGATCATTAA
- a CDS encoding manganese-dependent inorganic pyrophosphatase, with product MAMYVVGHKIPDSDSICGALALAYLKNQIGEEAIPTRLGDVSPETQFILDRFGFDAPELKMSYAGEEVYIVDHTEKTQAPDDIDEATVVGVVDHHKLGDLTTSTPLECWIRPVGCSNTIIKMMYDFYGVEIPKEYAGIMMCAILSDTVIFKSPTCTTADIKCVEALAEIAGIEDFKELGMEMFRVKSAVQGTPVRDLVKRDFKDFDMHGNLVGIGQLEVIDLSVFDDIKADLAKDIAVLKEEGQRHSVLLLLTDIMKEGSLMLVASDDSSIVEKAYDVTVDNGEVWLEGVLSRKKQVVPPLQDAFA from the coding sequence ATGGCGATGTACGTTGTCGGTCACAAAATCCCTGATTCGGATTCAATTTGCGGTGCCTTAGCACTGGCCTATCTCAAAAACCAAATTGGCGAAGAAGCCATTCCTACGCGCTTAGGTGATGTATCGCCCGAGACTCAATTTATTTTGGATCGTTTTGGTTTTGATGCACCAGAGCTTAAAATGAGCTATGCGGGTGAAGAGGTTTACATCGTTGACCACACAGAAAAAACGCAAGCACCTGATGATATCGATGAAGCAACAGTTGTTGGTGTTGTTGATCACCACAAATTAGGGGATTTAACCACATCTACACCTCTAGAGTGCTGGATCCGCCCAGTAGGTTGTTCAAACACGATTATCAAGATGATGTATGATTTTTACGGCGTAGAGATCCCTAAAGAATACGCAGGCATCATGATGTGTGCGATTTTATCTGATACTGTCATTTTCAAATCACCAACTTGCACCACAGCTGATATCAAATGTGTTGAAGCATTAGCAGAAATTGCTGGTATTGAAGACTTTAAAGAGCTTGGCATGGAAATGTTCCGCGTTAAGTCTGCAGTTCAAGGCACACCTGTGCGCGACTTAGTAAAGCGCGATTTTAAAGATTTCGATATGCACGGCAACCTTGTGGGTATCGGTCAGCTAGAAGTCATTGATTTATCTGTATTTGATGATATCAAAGCAGATCTTGCCAAAGACATTGCTGTACTTAAAGAAGAAGGCCAGCGTCATTCAGTTCTTCTTCTATTAACCGACATCATGAAAGAAGGTTCATTGATGTTAGTGGCTTCTGATGATAGCTCGATCGTAGAAAAAGCTTATGATGTCACGGTCGATAATGGTGAAGTCTGGCTAGAAGGCGTATTAAGCCGTAAAAAGCAGGTCGTTCCACCATTACAGGATGCGTTTGCATAA
- a CDS encoding UDP-2,3-diacylglucosamine diphosphatase translates to MKTTHHKAIFISDVHLGSTDCKAELLLEFLHHNTCDVLYLVGDIVDLWAMQRQFKWPESHNAIFHKIIQLSHQCKVIYLPGNHDAPLQKYDGLAIGDIQVVRETVHVTQQDKRFLVLHGDQFDDDVTLGKFEAWIGDKGYDLLLWVNRTYNRYRSLNKAPYRSLAGYIKTRIKGAQRAIKRYQVASTKCAQEQGLDGVICGHIHHPEQATTKHGIYINDGDWVENCTALCESMTGELQLVDWVETRDKALSKLHLQVA, encoded by the coding sequence GTGAAAACCACTCACCACAAAGCGATTTTTATTTCTGATGTCCACCTCGGTAGTACGGATTGTAAAGCGGAATTACTGTTAGAGTTTTTACACCACAACACCTGTGATGTCCTGTATTTAGTCGGGGACATCGTCGATTTATGGGCCATGCAACGCCAGTTTAAATGGCCAGAATCGCACAACGCTATCTTTCATAAAATCATTCAATTAAGTCATCAGTGCAAAGTGATTTACCTCCCGGGAAACCACGATGCACCCCTGCAAAAATATGATGGATTAGCCATCGGTGATATTCAGGTCGTGCGAGAAACCGTCCATGTTACGCAACAAGATAAGCGCTTTTTGGTACTGCATGGGGATCAGTTCGATGACGATGTAACCTTGGGTAAGTTTGAAGCCTGGATTGGCGATAAAGGCTATGATTTGTTGTTGTGGGTTAATCGCACTTATAATCGCTATCGCAGCTTAAATAAAGCACCTTATCGCTCACTTGCAGGCTATATCAAAACGCGTATCAAAGGTGCCCAACGCGCAATCAAGCGCTATCAAGTGGCATCCACTAAATGCGCTCAAGAACAAGGCTTAGATGGCGTTATTTGTGGGCATATTCATCACCCGGAACAAGCCACGACTAAGCATGGGATTTATATTAACGACGGTGATTGGGTAGAAAACTGTACTGCGTTGTGTGAATCCATGACAGGAGAGTTGCAGCTAGTGGATTGGGTAGAAACACGTGACAAAGCGTTAAGTAAATTACATCTGCAGGTTGCATAA
- a CDS encoding lysophospholipid acyltransferase family protein, giving the protein MFSVADVIHQQYPDLAKRPFIAKPLIYLLRQLLHETDIREFVERYPHLDGIDFVEQVLDYFNVTYSVRDNEKQHIPSTGKVVIIANHPIGSLDGLALLKLVHEVRTDVKVMANQMLMSVKALNNLLLPVNNMGGNTPKENMNNIHTHMQNEGALLIFPAGEVSRLRPQGIRDTKWHSGFYRIAKQHNAPILPLFIDAKNSPLFYSMSMIYKPLSTALLVKEMFKQRKAHFPIRIGKIIPPQSYSAKNLNLKQTVKLFKKHLYAIAQNKPLVFDVQNPIALPENRSVLQQELKQRCQLLGETSDNKRIYLYEHHESSAIMREVGRLREIAFRAVGEGTLNKRDIDQYDSDYYHLLIWDNNDLEIVGAYRFGDATKLVTPASNNLYSATLFDYSEKMNPYFAQGLELGRSFVQPRYWGKRSLDYLWYGIGAFVRQYPQYRYLFGPVSLSDAYPEKAKQAIVHFYQRYFGCGGSSSGECATAKIPFILKEPPAIDFNGDDYKSDFTALKHYLQSMGLNIPTLFKQYTEIAEDGGVCFHAFNIDPEFNNCIDGLIMVDMQMLKKKKRERYLGESEVNLD; this is encoded by the coding sequence ATGTTTTCTGTCGCCGACGTTATCCATCAACAATATCCTGATTTAGCCAAAAGGCCGTTTATCGCTAAGCCGCTGATATATTTACTCAGGCAGCTGTTACACGAAACCGATATCCGTGAATTTGTCGAGCGCTATCCGCATTTAGACGGGATTGATTTTGTGGAGCAAGTTCTAGATTACTTCAATGTGACCTATTCAGTACGGGATAATGAAAAGCAACATATTCCCAGTACCGGTAAAGTGGTGATCATTGCCAACCACCCAATTGGTTCTTTAGATGGTCTCGCTTTGCTAAAACTGGTGCATGAAGTACGTACCGACGTCAAAGTCATGGCGAACCAAATGCTGATGTCGGTCAAAGCGCTGAACAATCTGCTGTTACCAGTCAATAATATGGGTGGCAACACGCCCAAAGAAAACATGAATAATATCCATACGCACATGCAAAATGAGGGAGCTTTGTTAATATTTCCAGCCGGTGAAGTATCGCGCCTGCGACCTCAAGGGATTCGGGACACAAAATGGCACTCTGGCTTCTATCGCATCGCTAAGCAACACAACGCGCCAATTTTACCTTTGTTTATTGATGCCAAAAATTCTCCGCTGTTTTATTCGATGTCCATGATTTACAAGCCACTATCTACGGCGTTGCTGGTCAAGGAAATGTTTAAACAGCGCAAAGCGCATTTCCCGATTCGCATAGGCAAAATAATTCCACCTCAGTCATACAGTGCAAAAAACTTGAATTTAAAACAAACAGTTAAATTATTCAAAAAACACCTATATGCCATTGCGCAAAATAAGCCATTGGTGTTTGACGTGCAAAATCCGATTGCGCTGCCCGAAAACCGTTCTGTGTTGCAACAGGAGCTCAAACAGCGATGTCAGTTGTTGGGGGAAACGTCGGATAACAAACGTATTTACCTTTATGAGCACCATGAATCCAGTGCTATCATGCGTGAAGTAGGCCGCTTACGAGAGATTGCGTTTCGCGCAGTAGGTGAAGGCACACTCAATAAACGCGACATAGACCAGTATGACTCAGATTATTATCATCTACTGATTTGGGATAATAATGACTTGGAGATTGTTGGCGCCTATCGCTTTGGTGATGCGACCAAACTCGTCACACCCGCTTCAAATAACTTATACAGCGCCACATTATTTGACTATTCTGAGAAAATGAATCCGTATTTTGCACAAGGATTAGAATTAGGTCGCAGCTTTGTACAGCCTCGTTATTGGGGTAAGCGTTCGTTGGATTATTTGTGGTATGGGATTGGGGCATTTGTGCGCCAGTATCCGCAGTATCGCTATTTGTTTGGTCCAGTCAGCTTATCGGATGCGTACCCTGAAAAAGCCAAGCAAGCGATTGTGCATTTTTATCAGCGCTATTTTGGGTGTGGTGGCTCTAGCAGTGGCGAATGTGCGACGGCCAAAATTCCGTTTATTTTGAAAGAGCCGCCAGCAATTGATTTTAATGGCGATGATTACAAATCCGATTTTACGGCGTTAAAACACTATCTTCAGTCCATGGGATTGAACATCCCTACCCTGTTTAAACAGTACACTGAGATTGCGGAAGACGGTGGGGTGTGTTTCCATGCGTTTAATATCGATCCTGAATTTAATAACTGTATTGACGGCCTAATTATGGTGGATATGCAGATGCTTAAGAAGAAAAAGCGCGAGCGTTATTTGGGTGAATCAGAAGTTAACTTAGATTAA
- a CDS encoding integrase domain-containing protein: protein MARTMPLTNTQVKQAKPKDKVYKLGDGDGLQLRVKPSGSKTWLFDYIKPLSKKRSSLGLGSYPAISLADARKRRDSARELIAQGIDPKEHKQQVQRLERDISENTFEKVASDWFMVKKTEVTPDYAEDIWRSLELHIIPKLGKYPISRINAPDTIETLKPVAAKGNLETIRRVCQRLNEVMNFAVNTGLVQANPLYGIKSAFSKPKKELMPSLKPDELPELMDALQYASIKLVTRCLIEWQLHTMVRPSEAVGARWSEIDFDELIWRIPAERMKKSREHFVPLTAQTIRLLERLKPISGHREYVFPADRNPKEHMNAQTANAALKRMGFQKRLVAHGMRALASTTLNEQGFDPDVIEAALAHVDKNQVRRAYNRADYLERRREMMEWWSEHISIMSQKSMS, encoded by the coding sequence ATGGCTAGAACTATGCCTCTTACTAATACCCAAGTAAAACAAGCCAAACCCAAAGACAAGGTTTATAAACTTGGAGATGGTGATGGTTTACAACTAAGAGTCAAGCCATCAGGAAGCAAAACATGGCTATTTGATTACATTAAACCTCTAAGTAAAAAAAGATCATCATTGGGATTGGGTTCATACCCAGCTATATCACTTGCAGATGCTCGAAAAAGACGAGATTCAGCAAGAGAGTTAATTGCTCAAGGCATTGATCCTAAAGAGCATAAACAACAAGTCCAAAGACTTGAGCGAGATATAAGTGAAAATACTTTTGAAAAGGTCGCTTCTGATTGGTTCATGGTAAAAAAGACCGAGGTTACACCAGATTATGCTGAGGATATTTGGCGTTCATTAGAGCTTCACATAATACCTAAATTAGGCAAGTACCCAATTAGTAGGATAAACGCTCCGGATACCATAGAGACACTTAAACCTGTTGCAGCAAAAGGTAACTTAGAAACTATACGGCGCGTATGCCAACGTTTGAATGAAGTCATGAACTTTGCTGTAAATACAGGCTTAGTTCAAGCAAATCCTCTTTATGGTATTAAATCAGCGTTTAGCAAGCCAAAAAAAGAATTGATGCCAAGCCTTAAACCCGATGAGCTCCCTGAGCTTATGGATGCTCTTCAATATGCAAGTATCAAGTTGGTCACACGATGTTTAATAGAATGGCAACTTCATACAATGGTTCGTCCTAGCGAGGCAGTTGGTGCAAGATGGTCAGAAATTGACTTTGATGAGTTAATTTGGCGAATTCCTGCTGAACGCATGAAAAAAAGTCGTGAGCATTTTGTGCCTTTAACAGCACAGACAATCAGGTTATTAGAGCGTCTTAAACCCATAAGTGGCCATCGAGAATATGTTTTCCCTGCAGATCGTAACCCGAAAGAACACATGAACGCACAAACTGCAAATGCAGCATTAAAGCGAATGGGATTTCAGAAACGACTTGTAGCACATGGCATGAGAGCTTTAGCTAGCACCACATTAAATGAACAGGGATTTGATCCTGATGTCATCGAGGCAGCTTTAGCTCATGTTGATAAAAACCAGGTAAGACGAGCTTACAATCGAGCTGATTATTTAGAACGCAGAAGAGAAATGATGGAATGGTGGTCGGAACATATTTCAATTATGTCCCAAAAGTCAATGTCATAA